A stretch of DNA from Candidatus Anaeroferrophillus wilburensis:
TGATGAAGAGGAGCGCCGGCGGCTGAGAGAGCTGGCAGCGGCCATGAAGCCTGTCGATATGGGACTTATTGTGCGGACTGCCAGCGAAGGAACAGACGCCAAGGCCCTGGCTCATGATCTGGATTTTCTGCTCAAACTGTGGGAAAGTATTCAGCGCAAGCAGGAAGGACTCAAGGCGCCAGCCCCGGTATACCAGGATTTACGTCTGCCGGAGCGGTTGATTCGCGATCTTTATAACGCTGATATTGATCGTCTGCTTATCGATTCAGAGGTTGAATGCCGCAATTTGCGCGACTTTGTCAGCACCTTTTTCCCCGGCATGCACTGTACCATTGAACTGTATCGGGGCGGACAGCCTCTGTTTCAGGCCTATGACATTGAAATGGAGGTCAACAAGGCGCTTGATAAAAAGGTCTGGCTGAAGTCGGGAGGTTCGATAGTCATCGAGTCGACCGAGGCCCTGACTGCCATCGATGTCAATACTTCGCGTTTTGTCGGTAAACGAAACCTGGAAGATACGATCCTGAAAACAAATCTTGAGGCGGCCAAAGAGATTGCTTTTCAGCTGCGGCTGCGTAATATTGGCGGCATCATCATCATCGATTTTATCGATATGGAATCAAAAGCCAACCGGGAGCGGGTGTACAGTGTTCTTGAAGAGGCATTGAAGCGGGATAAAGCGAAAGCCAATGTCTTGAAAATTTCAGAGTTGGGCATGGTGGAGATGACCCGGGAGCGGACCCGTAAAAGCCTTACCCGCTACCTCTGTGATCCCTGTCCCTATTGTGAAGGTCGGGGGTTCGTCAAATCCCAGGCGACGATCACCTATGAGATTATCAGGGAGATCCGCAGCTACAGTGATGCTGCTGACGTCAAAGAGGTGGTGGTGATGGTCAGCCCCGACGTTGCTGACTATCTCTATGATGCCGCAGGTTTGACGATTGACTCGTTGGAACTGGAGATGGCCAAAAAGATTACCATCAAAAAAGTGGAGCCTTTCCATCAGGAGGAGTATGAAGTCATCGGCCAGCGGTGATTGTGTCGATTATGGCCTTTATTTTTCCTGTCTGGTACCCTTCGGGGAATCCCCGTTCCCCAACAATGGTGCCACTCCCGCCTGCAAGGGGGGTATGCCGCTGCCTGCCACCGTTCTGGCCGCAGGAGAATGTGTGCGGCGTTTGTTTAGGGGGCAGACTCGCTGGTGAGCATTAACTGGAGCAGGCTAGGACATTTTGTTGGTCCGTCTTTGCCCCCTTGGTAGTGACCGCTATCAACCTGGAAAACACCGGCCAGTCCCATTGTTTAAGCAACGTGGTCAATAGCGGCGTCCTGCCCTTCAATTCGGTTAAATTTTACAGGCCCTGGTTGAATTTTTATCGCCGGCCTCTGCCAGCCTCTGTCATTGATCCCACCTCTGTCCCTTGCTGGCTGGCCCTCATGCCCATCTCGGGCATCCGGGGTTTTTGTTCTGCAAACGAAGTCTCGTCGAAAGATAGTGGTATATATATTGCTTTTCTTTAGCAACTTCCTGCTTTTTTATATGTCTGGAGACAACGATGTCGACGTTGGTTCCTCGTGGTATCAGCAGAGACGGGAATCTTTTCATTAAAATCCTTGCAGGGCACGGTAGGTGGAGGCCGTCCCTGGGGCATTGATATGATTTCAACTGGAGGATAGTATGGCCGAAATTAGAAAACTGAAAGCAGCAAAACTGATGAAAAAGGTGATGGCCGATCATTTCTATGAAATTGATGCGGCGGTGAAAGCCGGCAATCCGAAGGTTGCTTGGTGTACCAGCGTCGGCCCGGCCGAGCTTCTTCGGGCCATGGGTTTTGTGGTCTATTTCCCGGAAAATCATGCGGCGATTCTGGGCGCCAGCCGGACCGCCACCGACTATATCCCGGCTGCCAACGCCATCGGCTACTCGCCGGAAATCTGCTCATATCTGACTGCAGATGTTGGTGCCTATCTGAAAGGATTTACTCCTTTGGCGAAAATTTATGAAGGCATAGATTCAATCCCGAAGCCGGACGTACTGGTCTATAACACCAATCAGTGCCGCGACGTCAAGGATTGGTTTGAGTGGTATGCGCGGCGCTGGAATGTGCCCTGTCTGGGCATCGAAAGTTATGTCAATGTTGGCGCGGTTACTGACACCCACGTTGCCGGGATCAGCGGTCAGTTCAAAAAGCTGGCCGAAGATCTCACGGCGATTACCGGCAATAAGCTGGATATGGACAAACTGGCGGAAACCGTCTGGCTGTCGCGCAAATGTTCCGATCTGTGGCGGGATGTGCTGGAAATGGCAACCCGCAAGCCCAGCCCATTGACCTTTTTTGATGGTACCATTCACATGGGGCCGGCGGTGGTCATGCGGGGTACCCAGGTAGCGGTTGACTATTATGAGACCCTGCTCAAAGAGCTGCAGGAATGGGTTGACGAAGGGGTGGCTGCTGTTGAGGGAGAAAAATACCGTATTTACTGGGAAGGAATGCCCATCTGGGGCAAGCTACGGGAAAATGCCCAACTCTTTCTCCGCTTGAAAACCGCAGTGGTGGCCTCCACCTATTGCAACAGCTGGATTTTCAGTGCCCTAGACGGCGATGACCCTTGGGATTCCATGGCCCGGGCCTACACAGAACTCTTTATTGTCCGCGATGATGACTATAAAGAGGACTACTTTTTAAAGATGAAGAAGCTTTTTGACTATGACGGCATTATTTTTCACGATGCCAAAACATGCCCCAACAACTCCAACTGTCGCTATGGCCTGCCCCAGCGTCTCCAGGGCAAGGCCGGCATTCCTTTTGTAACCATCGACGGCGATCTCAATGATCTGCGCTGTTATTCCGAAGAGCAGGCGATTACCAAGATTGAGGCTTTTATTGAGCAGTTGGGAGAGAGGAAGTAATGCCTGCTGAGTTCTACGCCGGTATTGATGTGGGTTCCACCACCACCAAAGTGGCGATTGTCGATGCTGCTGGTACGCTGTTGGCTGAGGCGGTGGACAAGAGTGGCTTTGATTTTGCCGGAGCTGCGGAAACGGTTTTCTCTCGGGCGCTGGCGGTGCTGGATGCTGATCGCCTGCAGGTAAAACGAGTGGTGTCAACCGGCTATGGCCGCCGCAACGTGGCTTTTGCCGACGAGATGCGGACCGAGATTTTTTGCCATGCGGCCGGTGCCTATCACTATTTTCCCGAAGCCCTGACGATCATCGATATTGGCGGCCAAGACAACAAGATTATCCGGGTGAATGCCGGTGGTGAGCGGGAAAACTTTGCCATGAACCGCAAGTGCGCCGCCGGCACCGGGGCGTTCATCGAGGAGATTGCCTATCGCCTGGGGATCGATCTTGGCAGTTTGAACGGCTTGGCGGAAAAAAGTGAAGATGAGGTTAGTATCGGTTCTTTTTGTACGGTGTTCAGCTGTACAGAGATTCTCGGCCTGCTGCGCCGCGGCACCAAGCCTGAAGATATCGTCAAGGGGGTGTTCCGCTCGGTGGTGAAGCGGGTGCTGGAGATGGATAGCATTACCGGTAAGGTAGTGTTGACCGGCGGTGTGGTGGCCTATAACCCGATTATCGCCAGGATGATGGCTGAAATGACCGAACGGGAAGTGGTGGTGGCCCCCCACCCACAGGTCATCGGCGCCTATGGTGCGGCTCTAACAGCTCGCAATCTCTAACACGTCATCGGGGTGGGAGCGTCATGCCGGCAGTGAAAATCATAACTTTGAGAAAGAATAGTAAGGAGTGTGTACGATGCTGGACGCATTATTTCGACCTAAATCAGTAGCGGTTATTGGCGCTTCGAATCGGGAGCTGACCATCGGTTACCGCATTGTTCAGAATCTGGTGGACAGCGGCTATCAGGGGCCCATTTTCACGGTCAATCCGAAAGCGCCGTTCATCAAGAACTTTGTTGCCTACAAGGATATTACCGATGTTCCTATGGATGTGGATCTGGCTCACATCATTGTGAAAAATACCCGGGTGCCGGAAGAGATCGAAAAATGCGGCAAAAAAGGGGTGAAGGTGGTTATTGTCAATACGGCCGGATTTCGTGAAATTGGTCCTGAAGGCATCAAGCTGGAAGAAGAGATGCTGGCGGTGGCAAAAAAATATGGCGTCCGGGTCTTTGGCCCCAACTGCCAGGGGGTGATGAATTCCGATCCCGAGGTGCGTGCCTACTGCAACTTTACCTTCACCCGCATGGTTCCGGGTTCCATCTCGGTGATGGCCCAGTCCGGCGGCGTTGGTGAAGTGATCAACAACCGTCTCTTTGAAATGGGTTTGGGTTTTCGCATGTATGCCTCCTACGGCAACCAGAGTGATATCAATGCTACAGAAATCCTAGCCTATTGGGGGGATGATCCCGGGACCAAGGTTATTCTGCTGCACATTGAAACCCTCTCCGATGCCGCCGGTTTTGCCAAGGTGGCCGCGGAGATCACCAAGAAGAAACCCATTCTGGCGATGAAGACCGGTCGCACCAAGCTGGGGGCCAAAGCGGTATCATCCCATACCGGCGGCATGATGGCGGTTGACACCTCCACCAACCTGCTGTTGGAAAAGTGCGGCATCCTGACGTTTAATGATGAGGAAGAGCTGTGCCAGGCGGCTCGGGCGCTGTCGGCGCTGCCGGCGGCAGCGGGCAATCGGGTTGGCATCATTACCAATACCGGCGGTCCCGGAATTATCGTGACGGATGAGATCATCGAGCATGGTTGTGAAATGGCCGAGCTGACTACCGCCAGCCAGCAGGTGCTGCGGGAGAACCTGTATCCTGAAGCCTCCATTGCCAATCCGGTGGATGTGCTGGCGACGGCAACACCGGAGCACTATCAGCTGGCCGCTGAAACCCTGATGAATGATCCCCAGGTTGATATTGTTTTTGTCAATTTTATCACGCCGTTTTTTGTTGATACCGAAGGGGTTGCCCGTGGATTGGTGAGTGTGGCGAAAACTGCTGACAAGCCGATGATTGTCGTGATGATGACCGAGAAAGAGGGCTGGGCATCAACATTGAAAATTTTTGCCGAGGCGGGGATTCCCACCTTTGATATGCCGGAGATCGGCGGCCGAGTTGCCGCATCCATGGCCCGTTACGCCCAGTTGAAAAAGCGCCAGGAGGCGACGGACGTCAGTTTTACCGATATTGACCGGGCTGCTGCGGACCGCTTGCTTGAGAAAACCCGGGAGAATGGTCGGCAGTTCATGTCCCAGTCCGATGCTTTCAGCCTGCTGGCTGCCTATGGGTTGCCGGTGATTGCCAACAGTGAAGTAGCTGATGGTGCCGGTGCAGTGGCAGCAGCTACGGTGATTGGTTACCCGGTGACCTTGAAGGTGGAATCGGAAGATGTTGTCCATAAATCGGATGCCGGCGGGGTGGTGCTCAACCTCAAGAACGATGCTGAACTGGAGGACGCTTTTGTCCGTCTGGGCGACTCATTTCCCGGCAGCCGGGTCTTTGTTCAGCAGTATATTACTCCCGGCGTTGAGATTATGGTTGGTGCCCACCGGGAGAATGCTGAACTGGGGCATGTGATTGCCTTTGGTCTTGGGGGGATTTTCGTCGAGGTGCTGAAAGATGTGATGTTCAGACTCAATCCGCTGACCAAAGAGGATATCGATGCCATGGTCAGGGGCATCAAAGGGTATCCTATCCTGGCGGGGATCCGCGGCCAGAAGGGCGTCGACCTGGCAAAAATAGAAGAGGTTATTGGTCGCCTCTCAGTACTCCTGGCCAACCATCCTAACATCGAGGAGATGGATCTGAATCCCATTTTTGCCTATCCGCATGGGCAGGAGCCAGGTTTGGTGGACGTCCGGATTAAGCTATCCTGAACCCCCAATGGTGATGAACCTGCAACAACAGCAAAAAGCTTCGCAAACCGGATGGCACAGTAACGGCTCCAGATTCGAGGCAAGCAAAACTTGAGGAATGAGGCGTACAGAAGGTACGCCGCAGTGACGAAGGTTGCAGCTTAACGAAGAAGGTGGTGGTGTTACGAAGCCATCAATTGTAAGGAGAAACGTTCATGGCTTTATGGCTTAATCTTGGTGATATGCTCCGGGTCAATGCGGTGAAGTATCCGCAGAATATTGCTTTTTGTGATAAGGAACGCCGTTTCACTTTTCCGATGGCTAATCAGCGGGTCAATCAGTTGGCCAACAGTTTGCTGGCCATGGGGCTCCAGAAAGGGGATACGGTTTCCTGCTTTCTGGAAAACTGCATTGAAATCTGTGAACTGTATATTGCTTGCGCAAAAATCGGCGTGATCATCAATCCCATCAACTTCCGTCTGGTGGCACCGGAAGTGGAGTATATCGTTACTAATGCCGATGCTAAAGCCTTTTTTGTCCACGATGAGTTTGTTCCGATGGTCGAGGAGATTCGTGCCCACCTGTCCCAGGTGCAGGATTACATCGTTGTCGGTGGCCGGCAGTCGGGCTATCGGGAGTATGAAGACCTGCTCACCGCCAACCCGGCCACTGAGCCGTCAGTCAAGGTCGATCCTGCAGATCCCTGGATTCTGCTGTATACTTCCGGAACCACCGGTCGCCCGAAAGGGGTTGTCCGCTCCCATGAATCCTATGTTGCCTTTTATCTGATCAACGGCTGCGATTTTTCCTTTGGGTCTCGGGATTTCGTGCTTACCTGTATGCCCCTGTGTCATGTGAATACCACTTTTTTTTCATTTACGGTCACCTATCTGGGGGGCAGCAATTACATCCATCCGGCCAGATCATTCAGGCCGGCAGAAATTCTCGATGTTGTCCAACGGGAAAAGATAACCTTCATCTCGCTGATTCCGACCCATTACAACCTTATTTTCAGCCTGCCGGAAGACCAACTGCGTGCTTTTGATCTGTCGTCAGTGCAAAAGTTGCTCTGTTCTTCAGCGCCAGCCCGTATTGAGCATAAGAAAGCTATTCTGGAATTGATTGCCGGTGTGCGCCTTTTCGAAGGCTATGGATCGACGGAAGCCGGCATTGTCTGTACCCTGATGCCCGAGGATCAGCTGACCAAGCCCGGCTCGATAGGCAAGGAATCTGCCGGGACTGACCTTGTGAAAATTCTTGATGACGCTGGTAAAGAGGTGGCTCCGGGGGAAGTGGGAGAGTTGTATTCCCGCAGTCCGATGTTGTTTGATGGCTATTATAAGCTGCCGGAAGCAACTGCCGAAGCGTTCGCCGGTGAATATTTCAGTGCCGGTGATATGGCCCGCCGGGATGAGGATGGGTATTACTATCTGGTTGACCGGAAAAAGAATATGATCATCACCGGCGGCGAGAATGTCTATCCTTCCGAGGTTGAGAATGTCCTGGCTGCCCATGAAGCGGTTTTTGATGTGGCGGTTATCGGCCTGCCTGATAAAAAATGGGGTGAGCGGGTTACCGCGGTGGTGATCCCTAAAGAGGGGCGCTCATTGACCGGAGAGGAGTTGATTTCCATGACCCGCGGTCAGCTTGCACCTTATAAATGTCCCAAGGAAGTTATTTTTATTGCTGCCGAGGAGATGCCCCGTACTGGGACCGGCAAGATTTTGCACCGGATTCTGCGGGAGCGCTATGCCAGTCAGTGATGGTTATCCAGCTGTTGCTTTGTGGGTAATGGTGTTCATGATTCTTCATTGTCGAAAAAGGGCCTGTTGTGCAGGCCCTTTTTCGACATCTGGGCTGCCGGCCTGTTGAGGTGGAGGTGGCGATTGGCAGGCGGGTTTTCAGGTTAAAAATAATGTGGTAAGCAGTTAATTTTTACCACCCTATGGGAGAGCCTGTCCTGCGTTAGTGCTCTGCTGCTGGCAAAACCCTATTATGTTTTTGGTATGTAAATTGCTTCTCCTTGGACCGGTTAAGGAAAACTGTCTGCGCGGGACGGATGGTTGTTGATAAAGGGATTAAGGAGTAGCTGATGAAAGTTGCGATTGTTGGTGCCGGTGGTTTGGGAGCCACTTTTGGCGCGCTCTTGACGGCCGCCGGTATCGATGTTACGATGATCGAGATAGACCGCCGCAGGGTGGAAAAGATTGGCACCGAGGGCCTTGACATGATTATGCCCGACGGGACCAAAAAGCATTTTACGCTTAAGATAACCGATGATGTCCATGCCGTTGGCGAGGTTGATCTGGTGCAGATTTCCGTCAAGGGCTACCATACTGCATCGGCGGCTGCAAGTGTTGTACCCCTGGTCGGCCCCCGGACCTATGTGCTGTCGGTGCAGAATGGTCTTGGCAATCTGCGCCGAATTGCCGAGCATGTGCCGGCGGCTCAGGTTATCGGCGGGGTGACTGCTTTAAGTGCCATGCCTCTCGATCTCAATCTAATCAAATTTAACGGCGGCCATGGCGGGGTTGCTTTTGGTCGCTTTGACGGTGTCGAAGATCCCGGGCTGCAGGATGTTGCCCGTATGTTTGAGGTGGCCGGCATTGAGGCCCAGGTGATCAGTGGCAACGTTCAGGTGCCCATCTGGCGCAAGCTGATTGCCAATGTTTCCAATAACTGTGTTGCCGCGATCACCGGTTTTACCGGCAATCAGATGCTGGCCTGTGAGCCCATCTGCGATCTGATTGCCAAACTGGCGGAGGAAGTAGCCCTGGTAGCTCGGGCCGAGGGGCTTGATTTTGATGAATTGAATGATCCAGCCGGTTTTGTACTCCACAAAACGCTGCCTGGAGTCAAAGATAACAAAATTTCCATGCTTCAGGACGTGGAGGCTGGCCGGCGGACCGAGATTGAAACCCTTAATGCCGAAATAGTCAGGCTTGGCGCTGTGCATGGGATTCCCACCCCCTATAACCATACCATGACCTGTCTGGTTCATGCTCGTGAACAGCAGATGCTCTGGGATCAGCATCAGCGAACTTCAGCGAAGGATTAGCGGTGGTTTTCAGAAACTAAAACGCGTTGGTCGGCAGTCGATGGTTGCTCGATCAGCTTTCTGCAACTTACTAAAAGAAGGAGCAAGAGGATGTTTTCAAAAGCATTTATTCCGTATGGCGGCTACTTTTCATCGCCCTTTGCCCGCTGGCAGGGTTCTTTGGCCAATGAAAATGCCATCATATTGGCCTCGTCCACTGCGAAGCGCTGGTTGGCTGAAAAAAACCTTGATCCGGGACTGTTTGAATATCTGTTTTTTGGTTTTACCATTCCCCAGCATTATGGTTTTTATGCCAGTCCATGGGCGGCGGCGATGATGGGTGCCGATCGGATCCCCGGCTGCATCATCAGCCAGGCCTGTTCCACTTCAACCACCTGCATCTACCAGGCTGCTCTGGGGATTGAACAGGGCGAATACCAGAAAGCGTTTACCCTGATGGCTGATCGCTGCTCAAACGGTCCTCACCTGATCTGGCCCAACCCCAAAGGTCCCGGTGGCCAGGTTGAATCGGAGAACTGGCTGATGGATAATTTCGGTAATGATCCCTGGGCCAGAAATGCCATGATTGAAACGGCCGAAAATGTTGCCAAAGAGGGGGGGATAACTCGGGAAGCCTGTGATGAGCTGACCCTGCGTCGCTATGAGCAGTATGGTGCGGCCTTGGCGGATGACCGGGCGTTCCAGAAGCGTTATATGTTCCCGCTTGAATTGGCGATCAGCAAGAAAAAAACGGTCCTTTTTGCCGAGGATGAGGGGATTATGCCCAGTACAGCCGAAGGTCTGGCGGCTCTCAAACCGGTGCTGCCAGGTGGGGTTCATACCTTCGGTTCCCAGACCCACCCGGGTGATGGCAACTGCGGTCTGATAGTCACCGACCGTCAGACCGCAAAAGAACTCAGCAGCGATGCCTCGATTGAAGTTCAGGTGCTCTCCTATGGTTTCTCCCGGGAGAAGAAAGGTTACATGGCAGCGGCGGTAGTGCCGGCTGCCGAGCGTGCCCTGGCCAAGGCCGATATTACCGCCAAGGACGTAAAGGCGATTAAGACCCACAACCCCTTTGCGGTCAACGACCTCTATTTTGCCGGGAAGCTGGACATTGATGCCCATCAGTTCAATAATTACGGTAGCTCCCTGATTTTTGGCCATCCCCAAGGACCCACGGCCGGCCGGTGCATCATTGAATTGATCGAAGAACTGGCCATGACCGGCGGTGGTTACGGCATGTTTGCCGGTTGTGCTGCCGGTGATACGGCGGCCGCCCTGGTGCTCAAAGTAACCGGTGCCTAGATCTTTTATGGCCAGCAACAGGTTTTTGAAAAGTTTATTTCCACATAATTTATCAGCAAAGGGGAGAATGCAATGATTTGGGATCAAAAGATGGAGACCCTGCCTAGGGATGAGATGAAAAAGGTGCAGGGTGAGCGGTTGCGCAAAGTGTGTGAGCGGGTTTATAACAATGTACCGTTTTATAAAAAAGCCTTTGATGAAGCCAAGGTGAAGCCGGAGCAGATCAACAGCATTGATGACATCCGGCGGCTGCCCTTTACCACCAAGACCGACCTGCGGGACAGTTATCCCTATGATATGTTTGCGGCGCCCATGAGGGATATTGTCCGCATCCATGCCTCCTCAGGCACGACCGGCAAACCGACGGTGGTGGGCTATACCCGCCGTGATATCGAAGTTTGGGCGGATATGATGGCTCGCTGCATGTACGGTGCCGGCACCACGGCGGACGATATTGTCCAGAACGCCTATGGTTACGGATTGTTCACCGGCGGCTTGGGCGCCCACTACGGGGCGGAGCGGATTGGCGCGGCGGTGATCCCCATCTCCGGCGGTAATACCCAGAAGCAGCTCATGCTGCTGCAGGATTTCGGTTCCACCGTTTTGACGGCAACCCCGTCCTTTGTTCTCTATATCTATGATATGGCCCGGGATATGGGCATCGATATTGAAAAACTGAAGCTGAAGGTCGGGATTCTTGGTGCCGAACCCTGGAGTGACAATATGCGCCAGGAGATCGAGGAGAAGATGCAGATCAAGGCGGTGGATATTTTCGGCCTCAGTGAAATTACCGGCCCCGGAGTTTCCTGCGAATGTATCGAAGCCCAGAATGGTCTTCATGTGCAGGAGGACTTCTTCTATCCGGAAATTATTGATCCCGATACTGGTGAGCCACTGCCCTACGGTGAAAAGGGTGAGTTGGTGATCACCACCTTGATGAAAGAGGGCATTCCCCTGATTCGCTATCGGTTGCGGGATATCAGCAGCCTCAACCCCGAACAGTGCGTCTGTGGCCGGACGACCGTCCGCATGGCCCGGGTTTCCGGTCGCAACGATGATATGCTGATCATCCGCGGGGTCAACGTCTTCCCCAGCCAGATTGAGTCGGTGCTGTTGATGAATGCCGAGCTGGAGCCGCACTATCAGCTGGTGGTTGACCGTCAGGGAACGATGGATTCCCTGCAGGTGCAGGTGGAAGTTGCACCTGCGGTTTTTGATCGAGCCGAGAAAGCCATGCTGGCGATGGAAGGAGAAAGTATTTTTCATCAGGTTGCCGAATTGCAGGCGTTGAAAAAGAAGGTACAGCATGACATCAAGGATATTATCGGCGTGACCACCAATGTGGTTTTCAAGGAACCGAACAGCATTGCCCGCAGTGAAGGAAAAGCCCAGCGGGTAATCGATAAGCGGAAATAGACAGAGAGGTAATCATGGCAGAACAAATGATCATGTCGGGGAATGAGGCCATTGCTCGGGGAGCGTATGAAGCGGGGGTTCGCCTGGCTGCAGCATATCCGGGTACCCCGTCGACTGAGATTCTTGAAAATGTAGCTCAGTATGAGGAGATTTATAGTGAGTGGTCACCCAACGAAAAGGTGGCCCTGGAGGTTGGTGTCGGCAGTTCCATGGCCGGGGCACGGACGTTGGTGGCCATGAAGCATGTGGGCATCAACGTTGCCGCCGATCCCCTGTTTACCCTTTCCTATACCGGGGTTGGCGGCGGGTTGATCCTGATTTCTGCTGATGATCCGGCGATGCATAGTTCCCAGAATGAACAAGACAACCGGAATTACGGCAAGTTTGCCAAAATTCCGGTGATCGAGCCCAGTGACAGTCAGGAGGCCAAAGATTTTGTTTCCCTGGCGCTGGATCTCAGCGAGCAGTTTGATACCCCGGTTCTCTATCGGACCACAACCAGGATCTCCCATTCCAAAAGTATCGTTTCCCTTGGTGAGCGTACCGTCTCCGGCAGCGAACCGCAGCTGGAAAAAAATATGCCTAAATATACCATGCTGCCGGCTTTTGCCCGCCAGAAGCATCCGTTGATTGAGGAGCGGATTGCCAAGCTCAAAACGTATGCCGAGACCTCATCGCTCAACCGAGTGGAGATGGCGGATACCCGTATAGGGGTGATTACCAACGGCATTACCTATCAGTATGTCAAGGATGCCCTGCCCCAGGCGTCGGTTCTCAAGCTGGGGCTGACCTATCCGTTGCCGGAACAGCTGATCCGGGATTTTGCCGCCAAGGTCGATAAACTCTATGTCATTGAGGAGCTCGATCCTTTCTTCGAAGAGCAGATCCGGGTTATGGGGATTAAGGTGGACCATGGCAAAGACCTCTTTCCCATCTGTGGTGAATTCAGTACCCAGTTGATTAGGGAAAAGGTTGAGGGCTCATCTGCTGAGCTGCAGGCGGCAGCGGAAGGCCTGCCGGCCAGGCCGCCGGCGTTTTGCCCCGGCTGTTCCCACCGGGGGATTTTTACC
This window harbors:
- the iorA gene encoding indolepyruvate ferredoxin oxidoreductase subunit alpha; this translates as MAEQMIMSGNEAIARGAYEAGVRLAAAYPGTPSTEILENVAQYEEIYSEWSPNEKVALEVGVGSSMAGARTLVAMKHVGINVAADPLFTLSYTGVGGGLILISADDPAMHSSQNEQDNRNYGKFAKIPVIEPSDSQEAKDFVSLALDLSEQFDTPVLYRTTTRISHSKSIVSLGERTVSGSEPQLEKNMPKYTMLPAFARQKHPLIEERIAKLKTYAETSSLNRVEMADTRIGVITNGITYQYVKDALPQASVLKLGLTYPLPEQLIRDFAAKVDKLYVIEELDPFFEEQIRVMGIKVDHGKDLFPICGEFSTQLIREKVEGSSAELQAAAEGLPARPPAFCPGCSHRGIFTILKKLKVFVSGDIGCYTLGALPPIQALHSCVCMGASISMAHGMSHVVPASDDLTQKTVAVIGDSTFFHSGMTGLLDAVYNKGSSVIMILDNRTTGMTGGQENPGTGKTLAGEDAIAADIPAMAKAFGIKDVVLVDPYNLQEIEDTLREELAKPELSVILVKAPCVLRYRISKPPLQVDPEKCTGCKRCLQVSCNALGLVEEGEKSYVQIDQNMCIGCSVCAQVCKFDAIS
- a CDS encoding phenylacetate--CoA ligase, coding for MIWDQKMETLPRDEMKKVQGERLRKVCERVYNNVPFYKKAFDEAKVKPEQINSIDDIRRLPFTTKTDLRDSYPYDMFAAPMRDIVRIHASSGTTGKPTVVGYTRRDIEVWADMMARCMYGAGTTADDIVQNAYGYGLFTGGLGAHYGAERIGAAVIPISGGNTQKQLMLLQDFGSTVLTATPSFVLYIYDMARDMGIDIEKLKLKVGILGAEPWSDNMRQEIEEKMQIKAVDIFGLSEITGPGVSCECIEAQNGLHVQEDFFYPEIIDPDTGEPLPYGEKGELVITTLMKEGIPLIRYRLRDISSLNPEQCVCGRTTVRMARVSGRNDDMLIIRGVNVFPSQIESVLLMNAELEPHYQLVVDRQGTMDSLQVQVEVAPAVFDRAEKAMLAMEGESIFHQVAELQALKKKVQHDIKDIIGVTTNVVFKEPNSIARSEGKAQRVIDKRK